Below is a genomic region from Cellulomonas sp. P24.
GCCGCCTCGGGCTGCGCCGTCCCCGGCCGGTCCACCGCCGGCGGTCCCCGACGCACCTGCGTCCCGCGTCGCCTCGCCCGGCGCACCGCGCGAGGGGGGGAGGATCGTCCCGCGCAGCCGGACCGAACCTCCCGGCGACTCTCGCGGCGCTCCTGGCCGCGGAGTCCACCGGGGCATTCTCCGGCCCGGGTGCCCCGACGCCGACCGACGCCGTCGCCCCGCCGCCGATCCGCCACACCTTCGAGGGAGCCGACATGACCACCAGCGTGCAGCACAGCCCGGTGAGTGCGTCGTGGACCGCACCCGACGACCCCGGCAGCCGTACCCTCGACCCCGAGGTCATGGACGAGCTCGTGGACCGTGTGGTCGAGCGGATCGAAGGCCGCGTCGTCGAAGAGCTCGAGCGCCGCGGGCGCCGTGGTCTGCCGGGGGGTGTTCTGATGGCCTCGACGGAGAAGGCGTTCCTCGAGATCGAGAGCGGCGAGCGGCTGCCCTGCCTGTTCAACCCCGCCCAGCTCGCGATCAGCCGGAGCAACACGTGGACGGGAGAGTCCATGCCGGGTCGCGGTGTGCCCCGGCTGCGGTACGCGGGCGCCCGACCCGGGACGATGGCGGTCGAGCTGTTCTTCGACACGACGAACGACGGCAGCGACGTCACCAAGTACACCGGGAAGATCCTCGCCCTCATGGACGTCGACTCCTCGCTCCCGGGGTCGAACGAGACCACGCACAACGCGCGGCCGCCCTACGTCACGTTCCACTGGGGTGACCTGCACTCCTACAAGGCCGTCATCGCGCACCTGGACCTGACGTTCACGTACTTCTCGTCGGCCGGCACCCCGCTGCGGGCGACGCTCGCCCTGGTGCTGCGCCAGTACGAGGAGTCGAAGGCCTTCGGGCCGCAGAACCCGACGTCGGGCACGCCGCGACCCCACCGCGTGCACCGGGTGCAGCCGGGCGAGACGCTCGACCGGATCGCCGCCCGGTACTACGGCGACTCGACGCAGTGGCGCGCTCTCGCGAGCGCGAACGGCATCGAGGACCCGCTCGCCCTGCGTCCGGGCGCCCAGCTGTCGATCCCGCAGCTGGAGGTCTGAGCATGCCCGTCCTCCCGTCGACGTCCGACGGCATGTCGCTGGCCCCGGTGATCAAGTCGAACGGCTCCGTGCTCCCCGAGGCCTGGCTGGGCGCGCTCCTCGAGCTCCGGGTGCGCCGTGCCGTGCGGACCATCGGCCGGTGCACCCTGCGGTTCGCCGACCCGGGCTACACGCTCGCCAGCGCGAGCAAGCTCAAGGTCGGCGCCACGATCCAGGTGTCCGCCAAGGCCGACGGGGAGGGCACCACCCTGACCACGGTGTTCGAGGGCAAGGTCACCTCGACAGGGGTCGAGAGCAGCGACGCGGATCAGCCCGAGCTGATCGTCGTGGCCGAGGACCTTGCCTACGAGCTCAGCCGCACGGCCCGGGCCGCGACCTACCTCAAGCAGAAGGCCTCGGAGATCATCACCAAGGTGGTGGCGGACTCGGGCGCGGCCAGCACAATCGATGCCACCGACCATGTGCTCGACTACACGCTCCAGACGGGCACCGACCTCGCGTTCATCGACGAGCTGTGCCGTCGGAACGGGCTCGACTGGGAGGTGAACGAGACGACCTTCCGCGCGTGGACCTCGCACAACGGGACCAAGCTCAGCGACCCGGCTGCACAACCGGTCGTGACGCTCACGCTCGGGAACGACATGAGGACCTTCTCCGCGCGGGTCTACGGGGACGCGCCGAAGTCGGTGACGGTCCGCGGGTGGGACCACCTGAACAAGGAAGAGATCGTCGCGACGTCGGAGCTCGGCCGCAGCAAGCTGCCGAACGGGATGAGCGCCCTGCTCTCGGAGGGCTCGATCCGCAGGGCGACCACCCTGGACGCGCAGGCCGGACCGGTGGACCGGGCGGACGCCAAGACTCTTGCGGACGTCCTGAGCGCCGAGACGGGGACGGTCGTCGCGCGCGGTGTCGGTCCGATGCTCCCGATGGTCCGACCCGGGGTGACGGTGACTGTCGCCGACGCCGGGCCCGCGTCCGGCGACTACTACGTCCGTGAGGTGGAGCACACGTTCCGCCCGTCCGGCTTCCACACGGCGTTCGTCGCGGGGGACCGGGGGCAGACGTCGCTCGTGCCCCCGAACGACGCGTCGGTGTCGTCGAGCTTCCAGCACGCCGGACTGGTGGTCGGCATGGTCTCGGCGATCAAGGACGACCCCGAGGCTGCCGGCCGGATCAAGGTGTCCCTCCCGGGGCTCGACACGAAGATCGAGTCCCAGTGGGCGCGCCTGGCCGTCCTGGGCGGCGGGGCGGGGCGCGGGATGGTGTTCCTCCCGGAGGTCGGCGACGAGGTGCTCGTGGGCTTCGAGGGTGGCGATGTCCGCCGTCCCGTGGTGCTGGGTGGGCTGTTCGGCAAGAAGGACAAGATCCCCACGGACCTCGTCGGCAGCTCGGAGGTCGAGCACCGCCGGCTGACGTCCCGGCTCGGCCACGTCGTCGAGCTCTCGGACGGCACCGATGCGAGCACGCAGCACATCCGCCTGGCGCTCGCCGGTGAGACGATCAGTCTCCGCCTCGGCAAGGACCGCGCCGACCTCAAGCTCCCGTCGGGGGTCCCGTTGAAGATCGTCTCGGGCAGCTCGTCGATCGAGATGGACGGCAGCGGGGCGATCAAGCTCTCCGGGACGACGATCGCCCTCAAGGCCGAGCAGGGTGTGACGATCGAGGGCATGGACGTGACCGCGAAGGCGACGGCGAAGCTCGCCGCATCCGGCGCGCAGGTCGAGGTCAAGGGCAGCGCGACCACGACCATCGAGTCCTCGGGCGTCACGGCCGTCAAGGGAGCGATGGTGCAGATCAACTGATGGCTACCTCCAGCCCGAACCCCCTCGCCGGAACCACGGGACGCGACGCGTCCTTCATCGGTCGCGGCTTCAGCTGGCCCCTCGAGGTCGACCATCGCGGCGCGATCCGGTTGACCGAGGGCGTCGCCGACCTCGACCGGTCGATCCGTGTGGTGCTGCTGACCGCACCCGGCGAGCGCGTCATGCGCCCGCAGTTCGGCTGCCGGATCTGGGACCTGCTGTTCGAGCCCGTGACCCCGAACCTGCTCGGCCTGATCTCCGAGGCGGTCCGTGAGGCTCTCGCCCAGTGGGAGCCGCGCGTGGAGGTCGAGGACGTCGAGCCCGTGCAGGACGACGACGACGGCGGGCTCGTCCGGATCCTCATCCGCTACCGCGTCAAGGCGACGAACGACCGCCGCAACCTCGTCTACCCCTTCTACGTGATCCCGCGTGAGGACACCTGATGCCGATCCCTCCCCCGAACCTCGACGACCGGTCCTTCCAGGACATCGTCGACGAGACCAAGCGCCTGATCCCCCGGTTCACGCCCGAGTGGACGAACCACAACGTCTCCGACCCCGGGGTCGCGCTGATCGAGCTCTTCGCCTGGATGAGCGAGATGGTGCTCTTCCGGGTGAACCAGGTACCTGAGCGGTTGTACGTGCACTTCCTCAACCTCGCCGGGATCGAGCCGTTCCCGCCGTCGGTCGCCCGCACGGACGTGACGTTCTGGCTCTCCGCCCCCGCCATCCAGCCCCTCACCATCCCCGGCGGTACCGAGCTCACGACGTCGACGTCGGCGACGGACGCCGTGATCTTCTCCACCGAGCACGACGCGGTGGTGGCGCCGCCACGGCTGCACGCCGCGCACTCGACGCGTGCGCGCGACGAGCAGACCGTCGACGGCTGGGAGGACCTGACCTACCCGGGCAGTGCGCTGACGTGCTTCACCTCGACGCCGGTGCAGGTCGGCGACGCGACGCTGTTCGGCTTCGCGGAGTCGCTCGCCGGGGCCGCGCTGCGGCTCACCGTGGAGGCGACGGCCCAGGGGATCGGCGTCGACCCGGCGAACCCGCCGTTGGCCTGGGAGGTCTGGACGGGTGAGTCGTGGACGCCGGTCCGGGTGCAGCGCGACAGCACCGGCGGGTTGAACCGCAACGGCGAGGTCGTCCTGCTGATCCCGCAGGCGCACGCCTCGCTCATGCTCGCCGGGACCGTCGCCTACTGGTTGCGGGTGCGCCTGACCAACCCCGCGCCCGGGCAGCCGACGTACCAGGCGTCCCCGCGCCTCGAGTCCCTGAAGGCGGACGTCATCGGGCTCACGGTCTCCGCCGAGCACGCGACGACCGTCGGGCCGGAGAACCTCGGCCGCTCGACCGGTGTCCCGGCGCAGCAGTTCCGGGTCGGGTCGATCCCGGTCGCGGCGCGTCGCGAGAGCGAGGTCGTCCGGGTGGTCGCGACCGAGGGGACGACGACCTGGACCGAGGTCGAGGACTTCTCCGCCTCCGGCCCGGAGGACCGTCACGTCGTCTGGGAGTCGTCGACCGGGGTCGTCCGGTTCGGGCCGCGCGTGCGCTACCCCGACGGCACGGTCCGCCAGCACGGCGCGATCCCGCCGGACGGCGCGCTGATCCAGGTCACCGGGTACCGGCACGGCGGCGGTGCCGCGGGCAACGTCGGGGCACGCACGCTGACGAACCTGCGCTCGACCCTGCCGTTCGTCTCGAGCGTTGTGAACCTGGCGCCCGCCGTCGGCGGGGTGGATGCGGAGACGGTCGAGGAGGCCAAGATCCGTGGTCCGCTGTCGCTGCGCACCGGGCAGCGTGCCGTGACGGCCGGGGACTTCGAGCGGTTGACCCGGGAGACCTCGGTCGAGGTCGCCCGCGCGCGGTGCCTGGTGGGCACCGAGACGCACAACGGTGCGGTGCGGGTGCTCGTCGTCCCGCAGGTGCGCACGGATCCCCGGACTCACAAGATCGACGACTTCGCGCTGTCCGAGCCGCTGCTGCGCGCGATCTGCGAGGTCCTCGAGGAACGCCGGTGCGTCGGGGTCGCGGTCGAGGTCGGCACGCCGTTCTACCAGGGCGTGAGCGTGGCCGCCCTGGTGCGGGCGCTGCCCGGGCGCCCGGCGGCCCTCGTGCGGCAGCGGGTGCTGGACGTCGTCGACCGCTACATCAACCCGGTCACCGGTGGTCCGACGGGCACGGGGTGGCCGTTCGACACCGACATCACCGCCGCCGAGATCGCCCAGCTCCTCGAGGTGGTCGAGGGCGTCGAGCGGGTCGAGGAGGTGCAGCTCTTCGAGTACGACCTGCGCACGGGGCGGCGCCTGGGTAGCGGACGTGATGTCCTGCACCCGGAGTCGCACACGCTGTTCCTGTCGGCCGAGCACCGGGTGGTCGTCCGATGACGCGCGCGCTCGACGTCCGGTGCGCCGGACGGTCCGCGCTGCCGCCCGTCTACGGGGGTTCCCGTGAGACGTGACCAGTGGCTGCTCAACCAGCTCCCCGTCGGGATGCTGAGCGACGACTTCTTCACCCGGTTCGTGTCGATCTTCCAGGAGGAGGCCGCCACGCTCCTCGCGCACGGCGACAACCTCCCGCACCTGGCCGACCCGACCGTCGCACCGTTGCCGATGGTGCGCTGGATGGCGGACTGGATCGGGCTCGACGGCATCGACCCCGGTCTGCCGGACGGGACCCAGCGTCGGCTCGTCACGACGGCCGCGCGCACGCTCCGGCGTCGGGGCACGCCCGGCGCGCTGCGGGGGTTCCTCGAGCTGTTCAGCGGAGGCCCGGCCGAGGTCACCGACGGGGGCGGCGTGTGGCGTGAGGGCGAGGCACCGGCCGATCACGCCTGGGTCGTCATGCGTGTCGCGTCGACGGGTGGGCTGCCGGACGAGGCCTTCGTCTCGCTGATCGCCGACCACGTGCCGGCGCACGTGCGGGCCGAGCTGTGGGTCGACGACCGGCAGATCTGGCCGCAGCCCGGGGCCGAGGAGAGGATCCGTCGTGGCTGATCCGTCGCCGCTCCCGTCCTCCGTTCCCGCCGCACCACAGGAGACCACCGTGCCTCACGAGACCGCCCCTGTCGGGGAGAGCGCGCTCCCTCAGCAGAGCGCGGTGCCGTCGGAGAACGCGGTGCCGTTCGGCACCACGGCGCCGCTGGAGGCCACCGTGCCCTTGCAGCCCGCTGTGCCTCCGCAGCCCGGTGTGATCCGTGACAGTGTCCTGCCCCACGGCCCCGGCTCGCCGCGGGTCCCGGGCGCCCCAGCGATCACCGTGCCCGACGCCCCGGCCGAGATGACGATCGTCTGTCCCGAGTGCGGGGCGCCGTCCACCGTGGCGCTGGCACGGCGCGACGCCGACGACTTCTGCCCGATCTGCGACTACCCGCTGTTCTGGGCGCGTCCGCAGGACCGGAAGGGCGGCGGGGAGGACGGCGCCGACGACGCACGCTGGCGGTCACCCGGCGCGTCCGGCGCCTCGCTGATCGCGACGGTCCCGTGCCCGGTGTGCCGCGAGCTCAACGTGCCGTCGGCCGTGGTGTGCGTCCGGTGCGGTGCCGACATGAACCCGCCGCCGCCACCCGAGCCGGAACCCGTGCCGGCGCCGGAGCCTGCCCCCGTGCCGCAGGAGATCCGCGAGCCCGACCCGGCCGAGCCGTTCCCGTGGTGGTGGTTCGCGACGGTGATCGCGATGGTGGGTGTCGCCTGGTACGTCAGCATCCGGTACTGACCGTACGGGTGGTCCGGGTCGGCATGCAGATGAGCCTGGGGCGACCCGACCGGGCGGACGGTCGGCAACGGAGCTAGCCTGAAGAACGAGGTGATGCCCTGTGCGCTCGTCTCGTATCCGTGACGCCGCCGTCGCCGGTTCGTTCTACCCGGGCGACCCTGAGGTGCTGCGCGTCACCGTGGACCGGCTGCTCGCCGACGCCCCGCTGTCGCCCGACGGGGCACCGACCCCCCGAGCGGTGATCGTGCCGCACGCCGGGTACATCTACTCGGGCTCCACCGCGGCCCTGGCCTACGCGCGGGTCGCGCGGGGGAGGGACGCGATCCGGCGGGTCGTGCTGATCGGCCCGACGCACCGGGTGGCGGTGCGCGGGGTCGCCCTGCCCGGGGCGGACGGCTTCCGGACGCCGCTGGGCGTGCTCCCCGTCGCGGAGGAGTGGGCCGAGGAGCGCCTCGCCGGTGTTCCGGCGGCGTGCATCTACGCGGAGACCCACCAGTGGGAGCACTCCGTCGAGGTCCAGCTGCCGTTCCTGCAGCGCACCCTCGGCGACGTCGAGATCGTCCCCCTGCTCGCCGGGGACGCGACGGGCGACGAGGTCGCCGACGTGATCGACGCGCTGTCGGACGAGCCGGGGACGCTCGTCGTGATCAGCTCGGACCTGTCGCACTACCTGCCCTACGAGGAGGCGCGCCGCGTCGACGCGCAGACGATCGCGCAGATCGGCGCGCTCGACGGGCCCCTGGACCACCTGCAGGCATGCGGAGCGACCCCGGTCAACGGCCTGCTCGTCGCCGCACGCCGGCACGGCCTGCGTCCCGAGCTCCTGGGCGCGTGCAGCTCCGGGGACACCGCCGGGGACCGGGAGAGGGTCGTCGGCTACTGCGCCTTCGCGTTCGACGAGGACGACGATGGCTAGGTGCCGGGCGTCGACGCGC
It encodes:
- a CDS encoding LysM peptidoglycan-binding domain-containing protein, with the protein product MTTSVQHSPVSASWTAPDDPGSRTLDPEVMDELVDRVVERIEGRVVEELERRGRRGLPGGVLMASTEKAFLEIESGERLPCLFNPAQLAISRSNTWTGESMPGRGVPRLRYAGARPGTMAVELFFDTTNDGSDVTKYTGKILALMDVDSSLPGSNETTHNARPPYVTFHWGDLHSYKAVIAHLDLTFTYFSSAGTPLRATLALVLRQYEESKAFGPQNPTSGTPRPHRVHRVQPGETLDRIAARYYGDSTQWRALASANGIEDPLALRPGAQLSIPQLEV
- a CDS encoding phage baseplate assembly protein V produces the protein MPVLPSTSDGMSLAPVIKSNGSVLPEAWLGALLELRVRRAVRTIGRCTLRFADPGYTLASASKLKVGATIQVSAKADGEGTTLTTVFEGKVTSTGVESSDADQPELIVVAEDLAYELSRTARAATYLKQKASEIITKVVADSGAASTIDATDHVLDYTLQTGTDLAFIDELCRRNGLDWEVNETTFRAWTSHNGTKLSDPAAQPVVTLTLGNDMRTFSARVYGDAPKSVTVRGWDHLNKEEIVATSELGRSKLPNGMSALLSEGSIRRATTLDAQAGPVDRADAKTLADVLSAETGTVVARGVGPMLPMVRPGVTVTVADAGPASGDYYVREVEHTFRPSGFHTAFVAGDRGQTSLVPPNDASVSSSFQHAGLVVGMVSAIKDDPEAAGRIKVSLPGLDTKIESQWARLAVLGGGAGRGMVFLPEVGDEVLVGFEGGDVRRPVVLGGLFGKKDKIPTDLVGSSEVEHRRLTSRLGHVVELSDGTDASTQHIRLALAGETISLRLGKDRADLKLPSGVPLKIVSGSSSIEMDGSGAIKLSGTTIALKAEQGVTIEGMDVTAKATAKLAASGAQVEVKGSATTTIESSGVTAVKGAMVQIN
- a CDS encoding GPW/gp25 family protein, with amino-acid sequence MATSSPNPLAGTTGRDASFIGRGFSWPLEVDHRGAIRLTEGVADLDRSIRVVLLTAPGERVMRPQFGCRIWDLLFEPVTPNLLGLISEAVREALAQWEPRVEVEDVEPVQDDDDGGLVRILIRYRVKATNDRRNLVYPFYVIPREDT
- a CDS encoding putative baseplate assembly protein — translated: MPIPPPNLDDRSFQDIVDETKRLIPRFTPEWTNHNVSDPGVALIELFAWMSEMVLFRVNQVPERLYVHFLNLAGIEPFPPSVARTDVTFWLSAPAIQPLTIPGGTELTTSTSATDAVIFSTEHDAVVAPPRLHAAHSTRARDEQTVDGWEDLTYPGSALTCFTSTPVQVGDATLFGFAESLAGAALRLTVEATAQGIGVDPANPPLAWEVWTGESWTPVRVQRDSTGGLNRNGEVVLLIPQAHASLMLAGTVAYWLRVRLTNPAPGQPTYQASPRLESLKADVIGLTVSAEHATTVGPENLGRSTGVPAQQFRVGSIPVAARRESEVVRVVATEGTTTWTEVEDFSASGPEDRHVVWESSTGVVRFGPRVRYPDGTVRQHGAIPPDGALIQVTGYRHGGGAAGNVGARTLTNLRSTLPFVSSVVNLAPAVGGVDAETVEEAKIRGPLSLRTGQRAVTAGDFERLTRETSVEVARARCLVGTETHNGAVRVLVVPQVRTDPRTHKIDDFALSEPLLRAICEVLEERRCVGVAVEVGTPFYQGVSVAALVRALPGRPAALVRQRVLDVVDRYINPVTGGPTGTGWPFDTDITAAEIAQLLEVVEGVERVEEVQLFEYDLRTGRRLGSGRDVLHPESHTLFLSAEHRVVVR
- a CDS encoding phage tail protein translates to MRRDQWLLNQLPVGMLSDDFFTRFVSIFQEEAATLLAHGDNLPHLADPTVAPLPMVRWMADWIGLDGIDPGLPDGTQRRLVTTAARTLRRRGTPGALRGFLELFSGGPAEVTDGGGVWREGEAPADHAWVVMRVASTGGLPDEAFVSLIADHVPAHVRAELWVDDRQIWPQPGAEERIRRG
- the amrB gene encoding AmmeMemoRadiSam system protein B; the protein is MRSSRIRDAAVAGSFYPGDPEVLRVTVDRLLADAPLSPDGAPTPRAVIVPHAGYIYSGSTAALAYARVARGRDAIRRVVLIGPTHRVAVRGVALPGADGFRTPLGVLPVAEEWAEERLAGVPAACIYAETHQWEHSVEVQLPFLQRTLGDVEIVPLLAGDATGDEVADVIDALSDEPGTLVVISSDLSHYLPYEEARRVDAQTIAQIGALDGPLDHLQACGATPVNGLLVAARRHGLRPELLGACSSGDTAGDRERVVGYCAFAFDEDDDG